In Arvicola amphibius chromosome 1, mArvAmp1.2, whole genome shotgun sequence, one DNA window encodes the following:
- the Tmem165 gene encoding transmembrane protein 165: MAARGSCRAPTRRLLVLLLLPLLWAPVGVRAGPDEDLSHRNQEPPAPAQQLQPQPAAVQGLEPARAEKGLTPAAPVHTNREDAATQTNLGFIHAFVAAISVIIVSELGDKTFFIAAIMAMRYNRLTVLAGAMLALALMTCLSVLFGYATTVIPRVYTYYVSTALFAIFGIRMLREGLKMSPDEGQEELEEVQAELKKKDEEFQRTKLLNGPDVETGTSTTIPQKKWLHFISPIFVQALTLTFLAEWGDRSQLTTIVLAAREDPYGVAVGGTVGHCLCTGLAVIGGRMIAQKISVRTVTIIGGIVFLAFAFSALFISPDSGF; this comes from the exons ATGGCGGCCCGGGGGAGCTGCCGGGCGCCGACGCGACGGCTGCTCGTGCTCCTGCTGCTTCCGCTGCTCTGGGCCCCGGTCGGGGTCCGCGCCGGCCCCGACGAAGACCTGAGCCACCGGAATCAGGAGCCTCCGGCGCCCGCCCAGCAGCTGCAGCCGCAACCCGCGGCAGTGCAGGGCCTCGAGCCGGCCCGGGCCGAG aaaGGACTTACACCAGCCGCCCCAGTTCATACCAACAGAGAAGATGCAGCTACCCAGACGAACCTGGGATTTATCCATGCATTTGTCGCCGCCATATCAGTCATCATAGTGTCTGAACTCGGTGACAAGACATTTTTCATAGCAGCCATCATGGCGATGCGTTATAACCGGCTGACTGTGCTGGCTGGTGCCATGCTTGCCTTGGCCTTGATGACATGCTTGTCGG TTTTGTTCGGCTATGCTACAACAGTCATCCCCAGGGTGTATACCTACTATGTTTCAACTGCACTCTTTGCCATTTTTGGCATTAGAATGCTTCGGGAAGGTTTGAAGATGAGCCCAGATGAGGGTCAGGAGGAGCTGGAAGAAGTTCAGGCAGAGTTAAAGAAGAAGGATGAAGAA ttCCAGCGAACCAAACTCTTAAATGGACCAGATGTTGAAACTGGTACAAGCACAACAATACCTCAGAAAAAGTGGTTGCATTTTATTTCACCCATTTTTGTTCAAGCTCTCACTTTAACGTTCTTGGCAGAATGGGGAGATCGCTCTCAACTCACTACCATTGTTCTGGCAGCTAGAGAG GATCCCTATGGTGTAGCAGTGGGTGGAACAGTGGGACACTGTTTATGCACTGGATTGGCAGTAATTGGAGGAAGGATGATAGCACAAAAAATATCTGTTAGAACAG TGACAATCATAGGAGGCATCGTTTTTCTGGCGTTTGCATTTTCTGCATTATTTATAAGTCCAGACTctggtttttaa